One window of Enterobacter sp. RHBSTW-00175 genomic DNA carries:
- a CDS encoding site-specific integrase, with translation MGIMIQPTKNRFGVYLVRKAVPKHLQGILNKREIKFTLDTKDVREARERAPAKIIQIDLMLRRAEELLKAEQSLTDADIELIAGVWASKIMQQDQLIRERYLVEELFDGKVGLVHSPENAIIHDWLEDRERKPRYKSQTWQEERDVSICKLMSIELDEALEYSPVVLTPAWRNRLAWRLAERRNEITNTYLLNLRPRLYAISKGLDSLPEAKTPQKTFTQLFEAYKEFKCPSDAETIDKKALAHVKDYAAAADRFVEIIGNLAIDDITADHIVKFRDTMAKYPKNLTKKEKALSLAQKLSLQNKDHLTPDRVRNMLNHLSSFFEHAIYVNWLKHNIVRDVRKPSRTARDSSDKPFTQQELARMFSGPVFTGQEEPYEAMDYWIPIILYYTGCRVEEIAQLHKRDIQQRDGVLCMKLQENETQSIKTGKTRYVPVPLHVTELGFTNFVASRSAFLFSDEALAEKKYSTNFRKRFGRYIRNNGIERDEISPTHSFRHTFVTNCRRNGVAMDIRDSITGHIDSNRNESENYGDKPVETKLEAIETIPKLNLRRIKDWGR, from the coding sequence ATGGGCATTATGATACAGCCAACAAAGAACCGTTTCGGCGTTTACCTCGTCCGTAAGGCCGTCCCCAAACACCTGCAAGGCATCCTCAATAAACGTGAGATCAAGTTTACCCTTGATACCAAAGACGTGAGGGAGGCCAGAGAACGTGCACCCGCAAAAATCATTCAGATCGACCTGATGCTAAGACGGGCTGAAGAACTACTTAAGGCAGAGCAATCGTTAACCGATGCGGATATTGAGCTGATTGCGGGTGTATGGGCTTCGAAAATCATGCAGCAGGACCAACTAATCCGTGAGCGATATCTCGTGGAGGAGCTGTTCGACGGTAAAGTAGGGCTGGTTCACTCACCAGAAAACGCGATAATTCACGACTGGCTGGAAGACCGCGAACGTAAGCCCCGCTATAAGTCACAAACATGGCAGGAAGAACGTGACGTATCTATCTGCAAACTGATGTCCATAGAGCTGGATGAAGCTCTGGAATACTCGCCAGTCGTTCTCACTCCGGCCTGGCGAAATCGTCTGGCATGGCGGCTGGCAGAACGACGTAATGAAATCACAAACACGTACCTTCTGAACCTTCGCCCAAGGCTCTATGCCATAAGCAAAGGGCTGGATTCGCTGCCGGAAGCAAAAACACCCCAAAAAACCTTCACCCAATTATTTGAGGCATACAAAGAGTTTAAGTGCCCTTCCGACGCCGAAACTATCGATAAAAAAGCGCTGGCACATGTCAAAGACTACGCCGCAGCAGCGGACCGCTTTGTTGAGATAATCGGCAACCTCGCCATTGACGACATTACTGCCGATCATATTGTTAAATTCCGGGATACGATGGCGAAGTACCCCAAGAATCTGACCAAGAAAGAGAAAGCTTTATCGTTAGCCCAAAAGCTGTCCCTGCAAAACAAAGACCACCTTACCCCAGACAGGGTGCGGAACATGCTCAACCATCTGTCGTCATTCTTTGAGCATGCTATCTACGTTAACTGGCTTAAGCACAACATCGTGAGGGATGTACGCAAACCTTCCCGGACAGCCCGTGACAGCAGCGATAAGCCCTTCACTCAACAAGAGTTGGCGAGAATGTTCTCCGGTCCTGTTTTCACTGGACAAGAAGAGCCTTACGAAGCCATGGATTACTGGATCCCGATTATCCTTTACTACACTGGCTGCCGTGTTGAGGAAATCGCACAGTTGCACAAGCGTGATATTCAGCAACGTGATGGCGTTTTGTGTATGAAATTGCAGGAGAACGAAACGCAGTCCATTAAGACAGGTAAAACGCGTTATGTTCCCGTGCCTCTTCATGTCACAGAGTTGGGCTTCACCAATTTCGTTGCCAGCAGGAGTGCCTTTCTGTTCTCTGACGAAGCCCTTGCTGAGAAGAAATACTCAACTAATTTCCGTAAGCGATTCGGCCGCTACATAAGAAACAACGGTATTGAGCGTGATGAAATATCACCGACACACAGTTTCCGTCATACATTCGTAACGAACTGCCGGAGAAACGGGGTCGCAATGGATATTCGCGACAGCATCACGGGTCACATCGACTCGAACAGAAACGAAAGCGAAAACTATGGCGACAAACCTGTAGAAACAAAATTGGAAGCCATCGAGACCATCCCAAAGTTAAATCTACGCCGAATCAAGGACTGGGGCCGTTAA
- a CDS encoding ornithine decarboxylase, with protein MKSMKIAVSRELVSTVSTHREKVTLDNTDFTDVAAVVITVADSCSGILALLKRTGFHLPVFMFSQEPTDVPEGVTAVIAGKAQEFLELETAACRYEEDLLPPFFDTLSQYVAMGNSTFACPGHQHGAFFKKHPAGRQFYDFFGENVFRADMCNADVKLGDLLIHEGSAKHAQKFAAKVFNADKTYFVLNGTSAANKVVTNALLTRGDLVLFDRNNHKSNHHGALIQAGATPVYLEAARNPFGFIGGIDEHCFDDGYLRELIREAAPEKADEARPFRLAIIQLGTYDGTIYNARQVIDKIGHLCDYILFDSAWVGYEQFIPMMAETSPLLLELNENDPGIFVTQSVHKQQAGFSQTSQIHKKDNHIRGQARFCPHKRLNNAFMLHASTSPFYPLFAALDVNAKIHEGESGRRLWAECVELGIEARKAIIANCHMIKPFIPPVVAGRPWQDHPTSTIASERRFFSFEPGAKWHGFEGYAREQYFVDPCKLLLTTPGIDAETGHYTEFGIPATILAHYLRENGIVPEKCDLNSILFLLTPAESSEKMAQLVAMLGQFEQHIEDDTPLADVLPTIYQKYPVRYRDYTLRQLCQEMHDLYVSFNVKDLQKAMFRKESLPAVVMNPQDANQEYIRGNVELVRIRDAEGRIAAEGALPYPPGVLCVVPGEIWGGAVQRYFLALEEGVNLLPGFSPELQGVYSEKDADGIQRLYGYVLK; from the coding sequence ATGAAATCAATGAAAATTGCCGTCAGCCGCGAGCTGGTGTCCACCGTGTCTACTCACCGCGAAAAGGTGACGCTGGACAATACCGATTTTACCGACGTGGCGGCAGTCGTCATTACGGTCGCTGATAGTTGCAGCGGCATCCTTGCGTTACTGAAGCGTACCGGCTTCCACTTACCGGTGTTTATGTTCTCACAAGAGCCAACGGATGTTCCTGAGGGCGTGACGGCAGTTATCGCCGGTAAAGCGCAGGAGTTTCTGGAACTGGAAACGGCTGCCTGCCGTTATGAAGAGGATCTGCTGCCGCCGTTTTTTGACACCCTGAGTCAGTATGTGGCGATGGGGAACAGCACGTTTGCCTGCCCTGGGCATCAGCATGGCGCGTTTTTCAAAAAACACCCTGCGGGACGGCAGTTCTATGATTTCTTCGGTGAGAATGTGTTTCGCGCCGATATGTGCAATGCCGATGTGAAACTCGGCGATCTGTTAATTCACGAAGGTTCTGCCAAGCACGCGCAAAAGTTCGCGGCGAAAGTCTTTAATGCGGATAAAACCTACTTCGTGCTCAACGGAACATCTGCCGCCAACAAGGTGGTCACCAACGCGCTGCTGACCCGTGGCGACCTGGTGCTGTTCGATCGCAATAACCATAAGTCCAACCACCACGGTGCGCTGATCCAGGCCGGCGCTACGCCGGTGTATCTCGAAGCAGCGCGTAACCCGTTCGGCTTTATTGGCGGTATTGATGAGCACTGCTTTGATGATGGATATCTGCGGGAGTTGATCCGCGAGGCTGCGCCGGAAAAGGCCGACGAGGCACGGCCGTTCCGGCTGGCAATCATTCAGCTTGGCACCTACGACGGCACTATCTATAACGCCCGTCAGGTAATCGACAAGATAGGCCATCTGTGTGACTACATCCTGTTTGATTCCGCCTGGGTAGGTTATGAGCAATTTATCCCGATGATGGCGGAAACATCTCCGCTGTTGCTGGAACTCAACGAGAACGATCCGGGTATTTTCGTGACCCAGTCTGTGCACAAGCAGCAGGCCGGGTTCTCGCAAACCTCGCAGATCCATAAAAAAGACAACCATATTCGTGGCCAGGCGCGTTTCTGCCCGCACAAGCGGCTTAACAACGCGTTCATGCTGCACGCCTCGACCAGCCCGTTTTATCCGCTGTTCGCGGCGCTTGATGTGAATGCAAAAATTCATGAAGGCGAAAGTGGCCGCAGGCTCTGGGCGGAGTGCGTGGAGCTGGGCATTGAGGCGCGTAAGGCGATCATTGCGAACTGCCATATGATCAAACCCTTTATTCCACCCGTGGTGGCAGGGCGTCCGTGGCAGGATCACCCGACATCGACCATCGCCAGCGAGCGTCGTTTCTTCAGCTTTGAGCCAGGCGCGAAATGGCATGGGTTTGAAGGCTATGCCCGCGAGCAATATTTTGTCGATCCCTGCAAGCTGCTGCTGACCACCCCAGGTATTGACGCGGAAACCGGTCACTACACTGAGTTTGGCATCCCGGCGACCATCCTCGCGCACTACCTGCGTGAAAATGGCATCGTACCGGAGAAATGCGATCTGAACTCGATCCTGTTCCTGCTAACCCCTGCTGAAAGCAGCGAGAAGATGGCGCAGCTGGTGGCGATGCTGGGGCAGTTTGAGCAGCACATTGAAGATGACACCCCGCTTGCCGACGTGCTGCCGACCATTTATCAGAAATACCCGGTGCGCTATCGGGACTACACCCTGCGTCAGTTGTGCCAGGAGATGCACGATCTGTACGTCAGTTTTAACGTGAAAGATCTGCAAAAGGCGATGTTCCGCAAAGAGAGCCTGCCTGCGGTGGTGATGAACCCACAGGATGCTAACCAGGAGTACATTCGCGGTAACGTCGAACTGGTGCGTATTCGTGATGCCGAAGGGCGCATTGCTGCTGAAGGGGCGCTGCCGTACCCGCCGGGTGTGCTGTGCGTGGTGCCTGGCGAAATCTGGGGTGGGGCGGTGCAGCGTTACTTCCTGGCGCTGGAAGAGGGCGTTAACCTGTTACCGGGCTTCTCGCCGGAGTTGCAGGGCGTTTACAGCGAAAAAGACGCCGACGGGATCCAGCGGCTTTATGGGTATGTATTGAAGTAA
- a CDS encoding DNA cytosine methyltransferase, translating into MYTSLELCAGAGGQALGLHQAGFKHLALIDNDAPACATLRLNNLEHGLEWAEIIEADLQDFALTKAVSFEGKVDLVAGGVPCPPFSKAGKQLGKDDERDLFPVALDIVSKVKPKAVLIENVAGLLDAKFAEYREYIDQQFEALGYKTTWNLLHASNYGVPQLRPRVNLVALLPQYFDHFKWPEASTTPAPTVGEALYDLMALNGWKGADEWKDKANSIAPTLVGGSKKHGGPDLGPTRAKRQWQALHVNGHRIGNEPPEKDYSGVREGYENMPLLTVRMAARIQGFPDWWQFSGKKTSSYRQVGNAFPPPVAKAVGKQIYKALSAIDQQINTAKVA; encoded by the coding sequence ATGTACACATCACTTGAGCTTTGTGCCGGTGCAGGCGGTCAAGCACTCGGCCTACATCAAGCCGGCTTTAAACATCTGGCGTTGATAGACAACGATGCTCCGGCGTGTGCCACTCTTCGCCTTAACAACCTTGAACATGGTTTAGAATGGGCTGAGATCATTGAAGCAGACTTGCAGGATTTTGCCCTGACAAAAGCAGTTAGCTTTGAAGGTAAAGTTGATTTGGTTGCCGGTGGTGTTCCCTGCCCTCCCTTTTCTAAGGCAGGCAAACAGCTTGGCAAAGACGACGAACGTGATCTTTTCCCAGTAGCACTTGATATCGTATCCAAAGTTAAGCCAAAAGCCGTGTTAATCGAAAACGTCGCAGGTCTTCTCGACGCTAAGTTTGCTGAATACCGAGAGTATATCGACCAGCAGTTTGAGGCTCTTGGATACAAAACAACATGGAACCTGCTACATGCCAGTAACTATGGGGTTCCACAACTACGCCCTAGAGTGAACCTAGTGGCACTTCTCCCTCAGTATTTCGATCATTTCAAATGGCCTGAAGCATCTACAACGCCAGCTCCAACGGTTGGTGAAGCGTTATATGACCTCATGGCTTTGAATGGTTGGAAAGGTGCTGATGAGTGGAAAGATAAAGCAAATAGCATCGCTCCAACCTTGGTTGGCGGCTCCAAGAAACATGGTGGGCCTGACCTTGGCCCAACTAGAGCCAAACGCCAGTGGCAGGCCTTGCATGTTAATGGACATCGTATTGGCAATGAGCCTCCAGAGAAGGACTATAGCGGGGTTAGAGAAGGGTATGAGAATATGCCATTGCTAACGGTGAGGATGGCTGCACGAATTCAGGGTTTCCCTGATTGGTGGCAGTTCTCAGGGAAAAAGACCTCTTCCTATCGCCAAGTAGGTAACGCATTCCCGCCACCTGTAGCAAAAGCTGTCGGCAAACAGATCTACAAGGCGCTTTCAGCCATTGATCAACAAATCAATACTGCTAAGGTAGCTTAA
- a CDS encoding DUF554 domain-containing protein, translating to MVIGPFINAGAVLLGGVLGAVLSQRLPERIRSSMPSIFGLASLGIGILLVIKCANLPVMVLATLLGALIGEFCYLEKGINNAVSKAKSLITRPGKAKHGNHESFIQNYVAIIILFCASGTGIFGSMQEGMTGDPSILIAKAFLDLFTATIFATTLGIAVAAICVPMLLIQLALATCATLILPLTTPAMMADFTAVGGLLLLATGLRICGIKMFAVVNMLPALLIAMPLSALWTHFFA from the coding sequence GTGGTTATCGGTCCTTTTATTAATGCAGGTGCCGTCTTACTGGGCGGTGTACTTGGCGCCGTATTAAGCCAGCGGTTACCGGAGCGTATTCGCTCCTCCATGCCTTCTATTTTCGGCCTTGCATCGTTAGGTATCGGTATCCTGCTGGTCATTAAATGTGCCAACCTGCCGGTGATGGTGCTCGCGACCCTGCTCGGCGCGCTAATTGGCGAGTTTTGCTATCTGGAAAAAGGGATCAACAACGCGGTAAGTAAAGCGAAGAGCCTGATTACGCGCCCGGGCAAAGCGAAGCACGGCAATCACGAGTCGTTTATTCAAAACTATGTCGCCATCATTATTCTGTTTTGCGCCAGCGGCACGGGGATATTCGGCTCGATGCAGGAAGGGATGACAGGTGACCCCAGTATATTGATTGCTAAAGCCTTTCTGGATTTATTTACCGCCACTATTTTTGCCACCACGCTTGGCATAGCGGTAGCCGCGATTTGCGTGCCGATGCTGCTTATCCAGCTGGCGCTGGCAACCTGCGCGACGCTTATCCTGCCGCTGACCACTCCGGCAATGATGGCAGATTTTACCGCCGTGGGCGGTTTGCTGCTGCTGGCAACCGGGTTGCGCATCTGCGGGATTAAGATGTTCGCAGTAGTAAATATGCTGCCTGCCCTGCTGATAGCAATGCCGCTTTCTGCGCTCTGGACACACTTTTTCGCCTGA
- a CDS encoding helix-turn-helix domain-containing protein: protein MAKLKGKYKGRKATARSKSQEVIEMLDKGLSKPEISRQLGIGITSIYRIVRTQSED from the coding sequence CTGGCGAAGCTCAAAGGTAAGTATAAAGGCAGAAAGGCCACAGCCCGCAGCAAATCGCAGGAAGTAATCGAGATGCTGGACAAGGGACTGAGCAAACCCGAAATCTCTCGCCAGCTAGGGATCGGTATCACCAGCATTTACCGGATTGTGCGTACGCAATCTGAAGACTAA
- the radC gene encoding RadC family protein produces MHDEIITQAREILTQRLYRTDTLASPKDTASYLALQLGDREQEVFSVIFLDNRNHVLNYQEMFHGSIATTPVYPREIARQALKLNAAAVICSHNHPSGNAEPSVQDKAITLNIQKVMELIEVRLVDHIVVGGGQTVSFAERGWL; encoded by the coding sequence ATGCATGATGAAATAATCACTCAGGCCCGCGAAATCCTCACTCAACGGCTCTACCGTACCGACACACTGGCATCACCGAAGGACACTGCGAGCTATCTGGCTTTACAGCTTGGCGATCGGGAGCAGGAAGTGTTCAGCGTGATATTCCTCGACAACCGGAATCACGTCCTGAACTATCAGGAAATGTTCCACGGCAGCATAGCAACAACGCCAGTCTACCCCCGCGAGATTGCCCGGCAGGCGCTTAAGCTCAACGCCGCAGCTGTTATCTGTTCCCATAATCACCCATCTGGCAACGCCGAGCCATCCGTTCAGGATAAAGCGATAACGCTCAACATTCAGAAAGTTATGGAGCTAATCGAAGTCCGACTGGTAGATCACATCGTCGTGGGCGGCGGTCAAACAGTTTCATTCGCAGAAAGGGGCTGGCTATGA
- a CDS encoding HNH endonuclease, which translates to MKTSIINGSEVSRFSVAIQSGTNAYRLKSTGLNPANPRTYLTASQKNQLLARQNYTCQVCSLHDEGNSTGTLQADHKIPLARGGGHSSDNWQTLCHVCNVGKRNACQDCLRDCKQCPWAFPEVHGIKIMTPLSPSDIQGIMALGIPKEGIANWLVQLAKRELKR; encoded by the coding sequence ATGAAAACCAGTATTATCAACGGCTCGGAAGTGTCTAGATTTTCCGTGGCGATTCAGTCGGGAACAAATGCTTACCGTCTCAAATCTACAGGTCTGAATCCGGCCAACCCAAGAACCTACCTAACTGCTAGCCAAAAAAATCAATTACTTGCCCGGCAAAATTATACATGCCAAGTCTGCTCTCTTCACGACGAAGGCAACAGTACAGGTACTCTACAGGCGGATCACAAAATCCCTCTTGCTCGTGGAGGGGGTCATTCAAGCGACAACTGGCAAACGTTATGTCATGTTTGCAACGTGGGAAAACGTAATGCGTGCCAAGACTGCTTGAGAGATTGCAAGCAATGTCCATGGGCATTTCCTGAAGTGCACGGCATCAAGATTATGACCCCCTTAAGCCCAAGCGACATTCAAGGCATCATGGCACTTGGTATACCTAAAGAAGGCATTGCCAACTGGTTAGTACAACTGGCAAAACGTGAATTGAAAAGATAA
- a CDS encoding response regulator, translating into MQHELIDVLIVEDERALAQLHAELISKHPRLRLVGIASSLADAQVQLESKQPQLMLLDNYLPDGKGITLISNPMLTCANCSVIFITAASDMDTCSQAIRNGAFDYILKPVSWKRLSQSLERFVQFAEQQRVWKIVDQQNVDSLYQLQAKNYRQDNGSKGIEENTLALVQTLFNQKSAHYFSVDEVVTETGLSKTTTRRYLEHCVEAGFLSVEMLYGKIGHPRRMYRRAEV; encoded by the coding sequence ATGCAACATGAACTTATCGACGTACTGATTGTTGAAGACGAGCGCGCGCTGGCACAGCTCCACGCCGAGCTTATCAGCAAACACCCGCGACTGCGCCTGGTGGGTATTGCATCGTCCCTGGCAGACGCGCAAGTGCAGCTCGAAAGCAAACAGCCGCAGCTGATGCTGCTGGACAACTACCTTCCCGATGGCAAAGGGATCACGCTTATCAGCAACCCGATGCTGACCTGCGCTAACTGCTCGGTGATTTTCATCACGGCCGCAAGCGACATGGACACGTGCAGCCAGGCCATTCGCAACGGCGCGTTTGATTACATTCTGAAACCCGTGTCCTGGAAAAGGCTCAGCCAGTCGCTTGAACGCTTTGTGCAGTTCGCCGAACAACAGCGGGTCTGGAAGATTGTCGATCAACAAAACGTTGATTCGCTGTACCAGCTCCAGGCCAAAAACTATCGCCAGGATAATGGCAGTAAAGGCATTGAAGAGAACACGCTGGCGCTGGTGCAAACCCTGTTTAACCAGAAATCAGCCCACTATTTTTCCGTTGACGAGGTAGTGACCGAAACGGGGTTGAGTAAAACGACAACCCGGCGCTATCTGGAGCACTGCGTGGAGGCAGGTTTTTTGAGTGTGGAAATGCTGTACGGGAAGATTGGGCATCCGCGCAGAATGTACAGGCGGGCAGAGGTCTGA
- a CDS encoding VasL domain-containing protein yields MSNVIQTQTIITGKDPRGLPEFSAMREEINKVSHPAHPEMNWKLVESLALSIFKTNGVDLHTATYYTLARTRTQGLSGFCEGVELLAALIGCEWDKFWPKEGLARTEMLDWFNVRTGNILRQQVAYSVADLPLLYRVERALQVICDKLQQVELKRQPRVENLLYFVQNTRKRCEPQPESDVTDMSAKTVIRTLVYMPESTETTTIPEPPQPEVPEVRVAVHGLNMNPQPIVTAKPGRAVKGFAAGVLCSAVVGAVVWWWQVYPLQQQIASVRDTAQGAAMLWLASPKLNDYPQRLRQLTHSSPLQPLEAGQQMARLAESRWPGSLQQQQVTAQWNATLKERAAGSPKLEGWQQTRMDLRSFAELLVQREQAKSGFTLSYIKTIIYQAERTLNQETPLEYVLTQYQQARSTGKNNDMLEKQIDERLDGVLSRWLLLKQSPLPAVEEGSPGK; encoded by the coding sequence ATGAGTAATGTTATACAAACTCAGACGATTATCACTGGCAAAGACCCGCGCGGTCTGCCGGAGTTCAGTGCAATGCGTGAAGAAATTAATAAGGTCAGTCATCCAGCGCATCCGGAAATGAACTGGAAACTCGTGGAATCACTGGCGCTGAGCATTTTCAAAACGAACGGAGTGGATCTACATACCGCCACGTATTACACACTGGCCCGCACGCGTACTCAGGGGCTGTCGGGGTTCTGCGAGGGGGTGGAGTTGCTGGCGGCGTTGATAGGCTGTGAATGGGATAAGTTCTGGCCGAAGGAAGGTCTGGCGCGCACTGAAATGCTGGACTGGTTCAACGTCCGTACGGGTAATATTTTGCGCCAGCAGGTGGCGTATTCCGTTGCAGACCTGCCACTGTTGTATCGGGTGGAACGGGCGTTGCAGGTAATATGTGACAAACTTCAGCAGGTGGAGCTTAAGCGCCAGCCGCGAGTGGAAAACCTGCTTTATTTTGTACAGAACACGCGAAAACGCTGCGAGCCTCAGCCGGAATCGGATGTGACAGACATGTCGGCAAAAACGGTGATACGGACGCTGGTTTATATGCCTGAAAGCACTGAGACCACAACGATACCGGAGCCGCCACAGCCGGAAGTACCGGAGGTAAGGGTGGCTGTTCATGGCCTTAATATGAACCCGCAACCCATCGTGACAGCCAAACCGGGTCGCGCGGTGAAGGGTTTTGCAGCTGGGGTGCTCTGTAGTGCTGTGGTTGGCGCAGTTGTCTGGTGGTGGCAGGTTTATCCTCTGCAACAACAGATTGCCTCTGTGCGTGACACGGCGCAGGGGGCGGCGATGCTCTGGTTGGCCTCACCGAAACTGAATGACTATCCGCAGCGGTTACGCCAGCTAACCCATTCTTCTCCGTTACAGCCGCTGGAGGCGGGTCAGCAGATGGCCCGTCTGGCAGAGAGCCGCTGGCCGGGAAGTCTGCAACAGCAGCAGGTCACGGCGCAATGGAATGCCACCCTGAAAGAGCGGGCGGCAGGCAGCCCGAAGTTAGAGGGATGGCAACAGACACGAATGGATTTACGTTCCTTCGCCGAACTGCTCGTCCAGCGCGAACAGGCGAAATCGGGGTTCACGCTCTCCTATATCAAAACCATCATCTATCAGGCCGAGCGCACGCTAAATCAGGAAACCCCGCTGGAATATGTGCTGACGCAGTACCAGCAGGCGCGCTCCACCGGAAAAAACAACGATATGCTGGAAAAACAGATTGATGAAAGGCTGGATGGGGTATTAAGCCGTTGGTTACTGTTGAAGCAAAGCCCGTTACCGGCAGTAGAGGAAGGTAGCCCGGGTAAATAA
- a CDS encoding IS3 family transposase (programmed frameshift), producing MSGKRYPEEFKTEAVKQVVDRGYSVASVATRLDITTHSLYAWIKKYGPDSSTNKEQSDAQAEIRRLQKELKRVTDERDIFKKSRGVLRKAVRLRYAFIRDNSCCWPVRLLCRVLDVHPSGFYAWLQQPHSQRHQADLRLTGQIKQFWLESGCVYGYRKIHLDLRDSGQQCGVNRVWRLMKRVGIKAQVGYRSPRARKGEASIVSPNRLQRQFNPDAPDERWVTDITYIRTHEGWLYLAVVVDLFSRKIIGWSMQSRMTKDIVLNALLMAVWRRNPQKQVLVHSDQGSQYTSHEWQSFLKSHGLEGSMSRRGNCHDNAVAESFFQLLKRERIKKKIYGTREEARSDIFDYIEMFYNSKRRHGSSDQMSPTEYENQYYQRLGSV from the exons ATGAGCGGTAAGCGTTATCCCGAAGAGTTTAAAACTGAAGCAGTCAAACAGGTTGTTGATCGCGGTTATTCTGTTGCCAGCGTTGCAACACGTCTCGATATCACCACCCACAGCCTTTACGCCTGGATAAAGAAGTACGGTCCGGATTCTTCCACTAATAAAGAACAGTCAGATGCTCAGGCCGAGATCCGCCGTCTCCAGAAAGAGCTGAAACGGGTTACCGACGAACGGGACATAT TTAAAAAAAGCCGCGGCGTACTTCGCAAAGCTGTCCGACTGAGGTACGCCTTTATCCGTGACAACTCCTGTTGCTGGCCTGTTCGCCTGCTCTGTCGGGTGCTGGATGTTCATCCTAGTGGTTTTTACGCCTGGCTTCAGCAGCCGCATTCACAACGCCATCAGGCAGACCTGAGACTGACAGGACAGATTAAACAGTTCTGGCTGGAATCGGGATGCGTCTATGGTTATCGCAAAATCCATCTGGATCTGCGGGACAGCGGGCAACAGTGCGGAGTGAACCGGGTCTGGCGACTGATGAAACGTGTCGGGATAAAGGCTCAGGTCGGATACCGGAGCCCGCGGGCACGTAAAGGCGAGGCCAGTATCGTGTCGCCCAACAGGCTCCAGCGACAGTTCAATCCGGATGCTCCGGATGAGCGTTGGGTAACGGACATAACCTACATCAGGACCCACGAAGGCTGGCTGTATCTTGCCGTTGTTGTTGATCTGTTCTCACGCAAAATTATCGGCTGGTCCATGCAATCCCGGATGACAAAGGACATTGTCCTGAACGCACTGCTGATGGCTGTATGGCGGCGTAATCCCCAAAAACAGGTGCTGGTTCATTCGGATCAGGGCAGTCAGTACACAAGCCATGAGTGGCAGTCGTTCCTGAAATCACACGGCCTGGAGGGCAGCATGAGCCGTCGCGGTAACTGCCATGATAATGCGGTTGCAGAAAGCTTTTTCCAGTTGTTGAAACGCGAACGGATAAAGAAAAAGATCTACGGAACGCGGGAAGAAGCCCGCAGCGATATTTTTGATTACATCGAAATGTTTTATAACAGTAAGCGTCGGCATGGTTCTAGCGATCAGATGTCACCGACAGAATATGAAAACCAGTATTATCAACGGCTCGGAAGTGTCTAG